The following are encoded together in the Myxocyprinus asiaticus isolate MX2 ecotype Aquarium Trade chromosome 7, UBuf_Myxa_2, whole genome shotgun sequence genome:
- the si:dkey-256e7.8 gene encoding LOW QUALITY PROTEIN: polyamine-modulated factor 1-binding protein 1 (The sequence of the model RefSeq protein was modified relative to this genomic sequence to represent the inferred CDS: inserted 2 bases in 1 codon; deleted 1 base in 1 codon; substituted 1 base at 1 genomic stop codon), translating into MHSVKHETGCHEESLAAKSTHQPQFATIETYLERCTELEKENXQENYCRESKTELQEFVKRFREFKNINNSLVLKNKQLLIKNQQMRQRITEALKQNRPTQSEDLERITVCCEHHCQEKKQLREAIIQLQEQVKHLTEQVMEAHRIQGKTLQDLERIHEGVNQERKVLTQLQQENQTLRQRLEHNCXVIKDAEGRAERAQKERAELEHCLLTLQTERNLLWQEVRRLHKEYISLTNHVSLQLKEYKAANLSAEVNDMRLSGKATESIAIQHNNVQHLIGNTWLKHFDYDH; encoded by the exons atgcact CAGTGAAACATGAAACAGGCTGCCAT GAGGAAAGTCTTGCAGCTAAGTCAACCCATCAGCCTCAATTTGCAACCATTGAGACTTACTTAGAAAGGTGCACAGAGTTAGAGAAGGAAAA ACAGGAGAATTATTGCAGGGAGAGCAAAACAGAGCTGCAGGAATTTGTGAAGAGATTTAGGGAGtttaaaaacatcaacaacagCCTAGTCTTGAAGAACAAACAGTTGCTTATTAAGAACCAGCAAATGCGGCAAAGGATCACAGAAGCCTTAAAACAGAATAGACCAACTCAATCTGAAGACCTAGAGAGAATCACCGTGTGCTGTGAACACCACTGTCAGGAGAAGAAGCAACTAAGAGAAGCAATTATTCAGCTTCAAGAACAGGTAAAGCACTTAACAGAACAAGTCATGGAAGCTCACAGAATACAAGGCAAGACTCTACAGGATTTAGAAAGGATCCATGAGGGTGTAAACCAAGAGAGGAAGGTCCTAACTCAACTACAGCAGGAAAACCAGACTCTTAGGCAGAGACTGGAGCACAACTGTTAGGTCATAAAAGATGCTGAGGGTAGAGCAGAGAGAGCTCAGAAGGAGCGGGCTGAACTAGAGCACTGCCTGCTCACTTTGCAGACTGAGAGGAATCTACTGTGGCAAGAAGTAAGGAGGCTCCATAAGGAATATATCAGCCTCACTAACCACGTCTCACTGCAGCTGAAAGAGTACAAGGCTGCTAATCTCTCAGCTGAAGTGAATGATATGAGGCTTTCAGGGAAGGCCACAGAGAGCATTGCAATCCAACACAACAACGTTCAGCACCTTATAGGTAACACATGGCTAAAACATTTTGATTATGATCATTAA